The window CAATTATATGtgacaactgaaaaaaagacaTCCAGCTATATGAATGAAGTGAATATTTAAAACTAACACATTATCATTTCATTTATATGGTTTGAAAAAGTTATGAATGTCATACTACCTCAACATCTACAACGGCTATATCAATGTTGTCAAGTAATATATAgtaaggcaaaaaaaaagtctaaaactACATACCTCAAATAGATTCAAATCCTTAAGTAGTACATAACACATAAGTTCAATGAAGTTTTAAGAGAGTAATTGTTACTtttacagagagaaacagaaaaacaaatcataaagcGTCGCCTGTGAGAACTAGAAAACATCATTGGTGCTCTTTACCTGCACGGTGATTGAAAGTCCATTTGACTGTAATCTAAGGCTTCGTTAGGTACATTACAATCGGTAAAGACACGCTATGTGAActaataaaaacaggaagtgatgactGAAGGATGATTAACATGCTTCCTTAATTGTTTGAGCCTCTGAAAGAGATGCTTCTGTGAGAAGACGCTGAGAAGGGAGAAAACTGTGCTTTGGTATTTGCAGTCGGATCTACACGTGGACGCTAACGCGCCTCCTCCAGGACGAGAGTTCACGTTAGGATGGGAGGCGAAAACACAAAGGAGGTGAGAGACAGAATGGTTCAAGTGCACGTGTGGCTTCAATGACCTATTAGACCTTTATGTCCGGGATTCCCACCAACACAGTTTGACAGGGTAACACCACGCTCCGCTTCACCAGGCTTCAGAGTCAATGGACTTGATCAACAACGTCAtcccaacaaacaaaaacaacactcgTCTACGAAAAGAGGTACGACAAActttagagagagaaaaaaaaacacacaaccctCCACTTATGATTtcaaaactacaaaaacaaaaaaatattaataaatttGGTGAGAACCCAACTtctaaaactgattaaaaaaaaaaaaaaacactcacaatggaaaacaaaataatacaaaagagAGCCATAGAAAACTTCTACCTTCggtaaacaaataacactgctgAGATAACACTCTGGTTGTAGCTGTACGGCCTCGGTGGCACATGACGTGATGAGAAGGAGCTCGCCTGGCTGTGCTTTCAAGGTACACAGGTATGTTGGTTTACCCAGAACATTCATATGTCCAAGACCCTCATTTCAACATCTAGTCTTACTAGTAGCAGTAAAAACACAATACTGTACACGCCTAATTCTTTTGGCTGATAAAATTCCTGGTAAAATCATTGTGCCTTTCAGATTTCAATTCAAATTCAAGGTGCGTGTTTGCATTTCACTTGTAAACGATGAAATATGGCTATCGATTTTTCATTTATAAAGAAGAGATAAAGCAGAAGAAATAATAAAGGAAAGATAAATCTTGGTCTACTAACGTACCAGCACTGGATGTTGTCTCGTGTAACAACGCTCTTGACCTTCTGAGCATGCAGTAATGATAATAATCAGAACAAAGTGAGCACTATGATTCAATCAGACAGAGGcttcctcttccctctcagCTGGATGTTGATTTGACACCAGACTCCTGATCGGTGCTGATATGTGGGAGGATGGCACACGTCGCGTGTTGTACCCTTGATGTTTTGCTCGTGTGATGAGACCGTCGTGGTGGACCGGCTAAGAGATGGCAGACCCTCCTTGTCCCATTGCTTGACATTCTGAAGGTTATGTACATAAAGGCTGAACTCTTTTGGCGTGGACGGTGCCAGCACACATTCATTTGATCTGCAAGAGATGAGGGATTTCACTTGAGAGGTACGTTCACAGGCGCGCTGCCACATCAAGGAGCTGTGGAACCAGAGCTGAAGGGATTCCAAAGATCCCAACATGCAATGAAAGAAGGACTGAAATAGGAACTCACTGTTCTCCAGAGGAACTACATTTGAGTCAAGTACTTGTGACTACTCAGATGATCTGCAGATATTATTGGAATCTGCGAATGGAAAACAGACAGGACATCAAATGAAGCATCGGGAAGCCAGAGCGCGCAGTGTGGACAGCGGTCAACAACAGACAGATCAGCGCGTTTTAACCACATCCTCTCACAGTCAGACGAGCTCACTGCTGAAAAAAGATACAAGATTATAAAAtaataagagagaaaaaaaagccatttggCGACAGCGGACCGGAGTGGGGACAGCAGGGAGGAAAGGGAGGGACGGATGAGGGGAAACTGTCAGTAAAGTGGCTTCCCCCATGCAAATCTAAATCCTCCATGTTGTTGACCTGCACACTCTGGAAAAATGTAGGAAACTAGCTCAACGTGAGGACAGCTGATCTTCACGGTTCACACATATTTCCACTGCTTTCACAAACTTGTGCTGCTCACTAAAACGTCTTAAACACAACTGGAGTCAGTTTTCTGTCAGAGCCTTTCTGGGTGATGCCCAGAGTTGTATACACAGAACATGGTAAAGCTTCGCTTTATgtgctggaagcagctgcaaaaaaaggaaaaaaaggaaaaaataaaaaagccaagCACCAAAGGGCACAAATAGCAACTGTTGCACAAGCTGTGCCTTATAatcgtaaaaaaaaacaaaactactacCTCATACATACCAATTGCATGTATTCGTTGGTAGTCAACTTTGATAAGGAAGAGTCCTCAAAATGGGAAAGGACAAAAATCGAGGTTACAATGAGGACACACATTGAATGCAATACAGTATGTTTCttaataaagacagaaagataATTTCAGAAAGGCGTCAGTGTTTGTGGTTTATGCTTAAAATGGACATAAATGCTGCAAAACCTCTCACAATATGTCATGTTTTACACACAAGGCTACATGTTGGACTCTAGTGTAGGCCAACAAGAGGGAGTACTGCCGTCTACCCAGCCCACCCCATCAAGACTTAAGCATTCCCAGATTGTCCCTGTGAGCGAGGGATAGAcagatagagagacagagagatagatagatagatagataattagacagatagagagataggtagatagatagagagacaGATCGTAGGGCTGCACAATATGCATATCGTGAACAAACAGTGGATTGTGATGAGTGAAGTCTGCGTGCATTGTGCAACAATCCATACATGCAAACATATttatctgaccaatcagatgcaCGACTGAACTCAAGGTCACAGCTGGTGCAAATTAGGGccaagagaaagaacactgttattgggggggggggacgaatCTTTTagcacaaacacatttaaagtgtttgtatttatcaCAGGTTACAGATTAACCTTTTAGTGCACagccctgagagagagagagagagagagagagagagagagagagagagagagagagagagagagagagagagacagagagagagagagagagagagagagagacagagagagaggcggtAGAGGTGCAAACCTGATTGGTGGAGGCAGTTGCGAAGGGAACGCTTGTGGCAGATGTGGTGGCTGCAGACACAGTGGCTGGACTACCACCGTGCATCATGGGAACTTTTTTGGAGGGAAAATCATGTAAGCAAAAATTCACAGAGGAGCAGTGTAGCCACAAACACACCAGGCAATGAGGGAaggaggaacagagagagagagagagagagagagagaggcggggggGTTGGAGCTAACAGGTTCCCGTTCTTCCCTCTGTCAGCACTGATGAGGTCTGTGAGTTTGGAGAACCTGAAGTGACTTCCTGCCACTTCTGCATTCGCCTGTCTCTGTAGAAACTGAAGAGCCAGATCTACAGAAAGTGACACACGAGCTAAAGTGCTGCCATGACAGGTTTAAGAAAACGGCTCAGAGGAAACAAGAGGAACTGTTATCAGTCAACCCCCTCCGCTTTCATATCTTTCAAAGGGTTTTTAGGTGTCAGGTTAGACCAGCCCAAAGCCGAGGTTCaaaccagcaggaaaacagaaaggtCGAGCAACTTAAAGTGTAGGAATACACAGAGAGATTAACAACATCACGGCCTTTTAACTGCCACACACAACATGAACGGAACAGAAACGCTCTCACagtatttgtcttttttcttttaaatggtCACATAATTAACTGTACATTCTACACATTTGATTTGGATGGCCTACAAATAACTGAAGAAGGAAAGCTGGAACCTACCAACGCTTGCTGCAGGTGTCATGCACAATATTGAGCCTGCCCATCATGCAGtgcaacaggaagtggattgGACAGGGAAGAGAAATCAAAACAGCCCATCACAAGGTTCGTTAGAGTGAAGGGAGAGATAATGTGGGGAGAAAAAGGTTAATATCTCCTGGACACAGACATCAGTGATTGGAAAAAGGCGGCGAACTCATTGTAAGCCAAACTGTTAATCAAATGGAAGCCTGGATTTCAAGAGTTTGCTCTTTGTGTGATAAATGTAAACTGGAATCAGGGTGACGGCAGATGTACGACCAattacacacgcacacgcacgcacgcacacacacacacacgcacacgctcacgcacacacgcacacacacacacacacgcacacacaggaaacagacGTGACAGATGTGTGCAGAAGCCCAAAGCACCAGCCTGTTGTCTGTGACTAGACTGAGGTTTACCACACGGGTAACTAACCCATCCAGCCCCGTTCCCCCCGTTCGCCCCGGCACAAGCCAAAGCCCCCGATTCATTAACACACCAGCGCTCACACCCAACATTTAAATCTAACAAATGTTCCGTCATTAACCCAAAAGCATGTTTTGCCGTCTTCACGCTGAGATAAGTACAGGTAGGTATGCAGTTTTCCTTCAGTGCCTGGCTCATAAATCTTAGCAGCCATGCGAtgccaaacaaagcaaaaaaagcaTTCTTTTAGGCATTCTTAGCTTTTCAACTCTTCTGAAACAGCGCTTGCTGGGAGATCATGAAATCTGGAGCTAttatttgcttgtgttggtcATTTCTTCCAGCATGTGGAGACGATTACCAGCAGATGACAGTGAGGAAGTAAAATGCTCTGTACTGCAGTCAGTCAACCACTGAGCCCCACCCAGCCAAGCAGGAGCCAGGTGAGCCTGATCCAGGCATCCGGTGGGTGGAGGTCGCTTTGGGAGCCATACCTGATGGGAGGAAAGCAGCCTGCTGCTGAAACTGCATGCTGGCCAGGGCCTGTTGGTACTGAAGCATGCCGGTGTTAAACACGGCAGAGGCCCCGTTAGCCTTCTCCAGGGCTGCCCGCTTTGGCAGCGGAGCCATGACACTAGGGGCGATGCCCTGCCCATccagacggagggagggagggaagacaGAAAGATAAGGAGAGGTGCGTggagcagagacaggaagagagagagagagagagagagagagagtgttggAAAGAGGCACAAacgggaaagaaaacaaagatacATACGTTAGAGGACATCAGAGGAACAGTGTCAATACATCCTTGTGTgtacaacaataacaaaatctTCATATCATCAGTAGCAAGCAAGCAGCAGTCTGACACAAGTACTACACAAGCAGGAGCATGGTGCCTACAGGAGCTACAAGCTCACAAGCATCCACACATTCATTACTCTGGATTGTTAACTCTCATCCTGTGGCTGACTAAATGCAACAGAAGCAAGCATTAACTAGTAAAACAACTGGGCTGCTAACAAGAGGTGGAACAGGTAGGAAGCACAGAGAAAGGGAGGCTGCACTGCTAGCTCCATGATAAACTGTGTAAGCCATGTTTAAGTGATGGTTCACTCTCAGACTGGAGTCAAAAATGGTCTAAGGCCAAGCGACGGCAGTCAGAGGTGGATGTTTGAGCTGCACGTGTCGGTCTGGGCTTCTATCTTGGCATGAGGCCATTCTTGAGGTCTGAAAATCTGTGAAGAGATCCGATGATGGAGTGAACTATCATTTGAACGGTTAAAATCTGTTAAGGTGGGCTCACTCCTGTCAGACTTTTCCTCATCGCCCCACCTTTATCCATCCCACATGCACTAGCAACACAGACATGCGCTTGATTGAGCTGCTGCACAACACGGATCACGGACTTTGACATCAGACTGAAGCCATGCCACCGTTAAAGAAGCTCCTCTTCCCTAACCCTCTCTGACTGGTGTTAAATCGGGCTACATGTGATAAAGTGAGTGTGGCTACTCGTCACAAATTCCACATCTGGATTTGTGTGTGATGTTAAGGACTGAAGCCACCATCACTTTATCACAGGCAAATATGACAGATatacaggaggaaaaaaaacaaaacaaaacaaaaaaaacagacattgcACTGAGACAACGACAACAAAAATAGCTCGGTATCTTTGGTTAAAACACAGCTCTACAACAAAGCCACATGCCAAGCTAAAAGGTGAAAGGTCATAGTACCAGGTCAAAGGTTGCGTCGAGGGGTCGCTTCAGTGATTTGACAGCCGACTGAGTCTTAATTAGCAGGCAGCGAGCACATGATGGCAATGGGCCAATGGGGTTCAAGCGCATTAACATAAACCAGCAAGCAGAGGTGCATCATGGGGGCAGCAGTGCAGTTTGGGTATAggtgagaaaaaacaaaaacaaataaaaaaacaaatcattggAATGCAGTATACAAGGGGAAAACAGGACTAAGGCATGCACAGTGTGGACACTAGCTCTACGGCTCGACAGTTAAATGATCATCAATAGTACACGGTGACTACCAGTCTACATTAGTTTACGTCACACAGACATGGATGAATAACAGCGGTCAGCAATTACAGTAAGAGACTCTTAGCGACTGTACTGATCAGATAATCCTGTTCCACTGTGCACAACATAGTCAGGTTCACATTACAATGATTCACCCCGGCTCCCAGTTTAGCTACATCAACATGTGAGATCAACGCAGTGCGGCTGTGCTATCATTCAGGGGTGCCGTTACTGTAAAACAGGACTGAAAGCACaatgaatcctttttttttttttttaatgtcaagaGGAAGAGAAGTTATAGATAGGAAGCACAGGAACAATGGAGTCATGAATAAGGCCAGGCcgtcagagacagaaagagagaggaactGGACGCTCTGCTTGTGGTCTGAGATGAGACGAACAAGGAACGAGACAATCGGTTCATCACATTACAAAGAACGGCTCAAAGTGAGGCTAGTGGGGGTTAGAATGCTCTATTGTCCCATCCTTCTTCTTATCACCCAGCGAGCAGATTGCACCCAAACCAACATGCAGACCTTTACATTTCGACCTGGCGAGAGCAGAAGTGAAAAGGCTGCGTAATATCAACCAGgaaggtgagacaggtgagtatGAAACACAGAACATATGCCCCCTCGGGTCATTCACATGGTATCAGCTAGCCCTGGCATAAATGTACAGTTCTGCGTGTGTGGAAGAGTGTGAGCGCTCCCGAATGAGGCTGCTTACCATGGCCGCGGCGGCTGTGGCCTGGTTCACCTGGTGCTGCGCTGCCTTAATTTTGGCCTGCAGGTGAGCCGGCGGGTGGAAGTACTTGCACTTTTCCCGGGAGCAGCGGCCTTTGATGTAGTCCATGCACACGGTGACCGTGTTGTCATTGGTGTCGATCATGGTGCTGTCTGCGGGGTGGGCGAAGCGGCAGTCGTTCTCCCCCCGAGAGCAGTTCCCCCTTTGGTACTCCCGACACACCTGC of the Salarias fasciatus chromosome 18, fSalaFa1.1, whole genome shotgun sequence genome contains:
- the mbnl1 gene encoding muscleblind-like protein 1 isoform X4 translates to MAVNLTHIRDTKWLTLEVCREFQRGTCSRSDQECKFAHPAKSCQVDNGRVIACFDSLKGRCSRENCKYLHPPPHLKTQLEINGRNNLIQQKNMVMLAQQMQLANAMMPGTQLPPMPMFSVTPGLATNASAAAAAAAAAFNPYLSPVSPGLMPPEILPSTPVLMASSPAVSQVPNAAAAAAQKLLRTDRLEVCREYQRGNCSRGENDCRFAHPADSTMIDTNDNTVTVCMDYIKGRCSREKCKYFHPPAHLQAKIKAAQHQVNQATAAAAMTQSAVKSLKRPLDATFDLGIAPSVMAPLPKRAALEKANGASAVFNTGMLQYQQALASMQFQQQAAFLPSGSILCMTPAASVVPMMHGGSPATVSAATTSATSVPFATASTNQIPIISADHLSSHKYLTQM
- the mbnl1 gene encoding muscleblind-like protein 1 isoform X6, with amino-acid sequence MAVNLTHIRDTKWLTLEVCREFQRGTCSRSDQECKFAHPAKSCQVDNGRVIACFDSLKGRCSRENCKYLHPPPHLKTQLEINGRNNLIQQKNMVMLAQQMQLANAMMPGTQLPPMPMFSVTPGLATNASAAAAAAAAAFNPYLSPVSPGLMPPEILPSTPVLMASSPAVSQVPNAAAAAAQKLLRTDRLEVCREYQRGNCSRGENDCRFAHPADSTMIDTNDNTVTVCMDYIKGRCSREKCKYFHPPAHLQAKIKAAQHQVNQATAAAAMTQSAVKSLKRPLDATFDLGIAPSVMAPLPKRAALEKANGASAVFNTGMLQYQQALASMQFQQQAAFLPSVPMMHGGSPATVSAATTSATSVPFATASTNQLTTNEYMQLIPIISADHLSSHKYLTQM
- the mbnl1 gene encoding muscleblind-like protein 1 isoform X7, whose translation is MAVNLTHIRDTKWLTLEVCREFQRGTCSRSDQECKFAHPAKSCQVDNGRVIACFDSLKGRCSRENCKYLHPPPHLKTQLEINGRNNLIQQKNMVMLAQQMQLANAMMPGTQLPPMPMFSVTPGLATNASAAAAAAAAAFNPYLSPVSPGLMPPEILPSTPVLMASSPAVSQVPNAAAAAAQKLLRTDRLEVCREYQRGNCSRGENDCRFAHPADSTMIDTNDNTVTVCMDYIKGRCSREKCKYFHPPAHLQAKIKAAQHQVNQATAAAAMTQSAVKSLKRPLDATFDLGIAPSVMAPLPKRAALEKANGASAVFNTGMLQYQQALASMQFQQQAAFLPSVPMMHGGSPATVSAATTSATSVPFATASTNQIPIISADHLSSHKYLTQM
- the mbnl1 gene encoding muscleblind-like protein 1 isoform X2, translating into MAVNLTHIRDTKWLTLEVCREFQRGTCSRSDQECKFAHPAKSCQVDNGRVIACFDSLKGRCSRENCKYLHPPPHLKTQLEINGRNNLIQQKNMVMLAQQMQLANAMMPGTQLPPMPMFSVTPGLATNASAAAAAAAAAFNPYLSPVSPGLMPPEILPSTPVLMASSPAVSQVPNAAAAAAQKLLRTDRLEVCREYQRGNCSRGENDCRFAHPADSTMIDTNDNTVTVCMDYIKGRCSREKCKYFHPPAHLQAKIKAAQHQVNQATAAAAMTQSAVKSLKRPLDATFDLGIAPSVMAPLPKRAALEKANGASAVFNTGMLQYQQALASMQFQQQAAFLPSGSILCMTPAASVVPMMHGGSPATVSAATTSATSVPFATASTNQLTTNEYMQLIPIISADHLSSHKYLTQM
- the mbnl1 gene encoding muscleblind-like protein 1 isoform X8; the encoded protein is MAVNLTHIRDTKWLTLEVCREFQRGTCSRSDQECKFAHPAKSCQVDNGRVIACFDSLKGRCSRENCKYLHPPPHLKTQLEINGRNNLIQQKNMVMLAQQMQLANAMMPGTQLPPMPMFSVTPGLATNASAAAAAAAAAFNPYLSPVSPGLMPPEILPSTPVLMASSPAVSQVPNAAAAAAQKLLRTDRLEVCREYQRGNCSRGENDCRFAHPADSTMIDTNDNTVTVCMDYIKGRCSREKCKYFHPPAHLQAKIKAAQHQVNQATAAAAMGIAPSVMAPLPKRAALEKANGASAVFNTGMLQYQQALASMQFQQQAAFLPSVPMMHGGSPATVSAATTSATSVPFATASTNQDSSLSKLTTNEYMQLIPIISADHLSSHKYLTQM
- the mbnl1 gene encoding muscleblind-like protein 1 isoform X1; amino-acid sequence: MAVNLTHIRDTKWLTLEVCREFQRGTCSRSDQECKFAHPAKSCQVDNGRVIACFDSLKGRCSRENCKYLHPPPHLKTQLEINGRNNLIQQKNMVMLAQQMQLANAMMPGTQLPPMPMFSVTPGLATNASAAAAAAAAAFNPYLSPVSPGLMPPEILPSTPVLMASSPAVSQVPNAAAAAAQKLLRTDRLEVCREYQRGNCSRGENDCRFAHPADSTMIDTNDNTVTVCMDYIKGRCSREKCKYFHPPAHLQAKIKAAQHQVNQATAAAAMTQSAVKSLKRPLDATFDLGIAPSVMAPLPKRAALEKANGASAVFNTGMLQYQQALASMQFQQQAAFLPSGSILCMTPAASVVPMMHGGSPATVSAATTSATSVPFATASTNQDSSLSKLTTNEYMQLIPIISADHLSSHKYLTQM
- the mbnl1 gene encoding muscleblind-like protein 1 isoform X5, yielding MAVNLTHIRDTKWLTLEVCREFQRGTCSRSDQECKFAHPAKSCQVDNGRVIACFDSLKGRCSRENCKYLHPPPHLKTQLEINGRNNLIQQKNMVMLAQQMQLANAMMPGTQLPPMPMFSVTPGLATNASAAAAAAAAAFNPYLSPVSPGLMPPEILPSTPVLMASSPAVSQVPNAAAAAAQKLLRTDRLEVCREYQRGNCSRGENDCRFAHPADSTMIDTNDNTVTVCMDYIKGRCSREKCKYFHPPAHLQAKIKAAQHQVNQATAAAAMGIAPSVMAPLPKRAALEKANGASAVFNTGMLQYQQALASMQFQQQAAFLPSGSILCMTPAASVVPMMHGGSPATVSAATTSATSVPFATASTNQDSSLSKLTTNEYMQLIPIISADHLSSHKYLTQM
- the mbnl1 gene encoding muscleblind-like protein 1 isoform X9 produces the protein MAVNLTHIRDTKWLTLEVCREFQRGTCSRSDQECKFAHPAKSCQVDNGRVIACFDSLKGRCSRENCKYLHPPPHLKTQLEINGRNNLIQQKNMVMLAQQMQLANAMMPGTQLPPMPMFSVTPGLATNASAAAAAAAAAFNPYLSPVSPGLMPPEILPSTPVLMASSPAVSQVPNAAAAAAQKLLRTDRLEVCREYQRGNCSRGENDCRFAHPADSTMIDTNDNTVTVCMDYIKGRCSREKCKYFHPPAHLQAKIKAAQHQVNQATAAAAMGIAPSVMAPLPKRAALEKANGASAVFNTGMLQYQQALASMQFQQQAAFLPSGSILCMTPAASVVPMMHGGSPATVSAATTSATSVPFATASTNQIPIISADHLSSHKYLTQM
- the mbnl1 gene encoding muscleblind-like protein 1 isoform X3, yielding MAVNLTHIRDTKWLTLEVCREFQRGTCSRSDQECKFAHPAKSCQVDNGRVIACFDSLKGRCSRENCKYLHPPPHLKTQLEINGRNNLIQQKNMVMLAQQMQLANAMMPGTQLPPMPMFSVTPGLATNASAAAAAAAAAFNPYLSPVSPGLMPPEILPSTPVLMASSPAVSQVPNAAAAAAQKLLRTDRLEVCREYQRGNCSRGENDCRFAHPADSTMIDTNDNTVTVCMDYIKGRCSREKCKYFHPPAHLQAKIKAAQHQVNQATAAAAMTQSAVKSLKRPLDATFDLGIAPSVMAPLPKRAALEKANGASAVFNTGMLQYQQALASMQFQQQAAFLPSVPMMHGGSPATVSAATTSATSVPFATASTNQDSSLSKLTTNEYMQLIPIISADHLSSHKYLTQM